In a single window of the Manis pentadactyla isolate mManPen7 chromosome 14, mManPen7.hap1, whole genome shotgun sequence genome:
- the SELENOM gene encoding selenoprotein M — MNLPLPPPALLLLLAAFASAATTFRPDWNRLQGLARARVETCGGUQLNRLKEVKAFVTQDIPFYHNLVMKHLPGADPELVLLGHRYEELERIPLSEMTREEINELVQELGFYRKAAPDEPVPTEHLRAPARSTESAPDRGDL; from the exons ATGAATCTCCCGCTGCCTCCGCCGGCGCTGCTGCTCCTACTTGCGGCGTTCGCGTCCGCCGCCACCACCTTCCGGCCCGACTGGAACCGTCTGCAGGGCCTGGCCCGAGCCCGGGTGGAG ACCTGCGGGGGATGACAGCTGAATCGCCTGAAGGAG GTGAAGGCCTTCGTCACCCAGGACATCCCATTCTA TCACAACCTGGTAATGAAACACCTTCCGGGAGCCGACCCAGAGCTCGTGCTGCTGGGCCACCGCTACGAAGAACTGGAG CGAATCCCACTCAGCGAGATGACCCGTGAGGAGATCAACGAGCTGGTGCAGGAGCTCGGCTTCTACCGCAAAGCGGCGCCCGACGAGCCTGTTCCTACCGAGCACTTGCGGGCGCCCGCTAGGTCCACCGAAAGCGCTCCGGACCGCGGCGACCTGTAG